A genome region from Thermoanaerobacterium xylanolyticum LX-11 includes the following:
- a CDS encoding tetratricopeptide repeat protein: MDVVKLGKKIRDERKKLLLKQGDISGDEFSKGYISLIEKGKINPSLKALDFIAKKLNKPLVYFLDDDYKDKAELIDEINTYKKVLKSVIEGRKSLDSGNLTEAISYYQKALELNVDEYTLNIISFYLGRTYIKTEDYKSALDSLNKCLNYFSQNSLHEILVEIYYNIGLCHEKLQIPDTSLIFYLKAIDEFEKSSIINYEVKCKILYSIGDLYNKLGELIKSRDYYLNCLNYATMTNTVDYIAKCNNGLGLISYKLKEYNDALNYIRKSLVISKALNIKGDIASEYNLLGFVYTDLKKYDIAKRYFLKSYAMYKDLGNKTGMACNLTELGRIEFYLENYDKALEHINSSMNILKELNAEEEIGRLYTLLGTIHLKLKDFKQSASELNKSLEILKKLGLKRELSDAYKALGNLYISIGKPDLASENFNKSIELLCDYYK, translated from the coding sequence ATGGATGTAGTTAAGTTAGGAAAGAAAATCAGAGATGAAAGAAAAAAACTCCTTTTAAAACAGGGTGATATTTCAGGTGATGAATTTTCAAAAGGTTATATAAGTTTGATAGAAAAGGGCAAAATAAATCCTTCATTAAAAGCTTTAGATTTTATTGCAAAGAAATTGAACAAACCGCTGGTGTACTTTCTTGATGACGATTACAAAGACAAAGCAGAACTTATAGATGAGATAAATACTTACAAAAAAGTATTGAAATCAGTAATCGAAGGAAGAAAGTCGCTTGACAGTGGAAATTTAACTGAAGCTATATCTTACTATCAAAAAGCTTTAGAGCTTAATGTAGATGAATATACTTTAAATATTATAAGTTTTTATTTAGGTCGAACGTACATCAAAACTGAAGATTACAAATCAGCTTTGGACTCACTTAACAAATGCTTAAATTACTTTTCTCAAAATTCTTTACACGAAATCCTCGTTGAAATATACTACAACATAGGTTTGTGTCATGAAAAATTACAAATTCCTGATACTTCGCTGATTTTTTATTTGAAAGCTATCGACGAATTCGAAAAAAGCAGTATAATAAATTATGAAGTTAAATGCAAGATACTTTATAGCATCGGCGATCTTTACAACAAGCTGGGAGAACTCATAAAATCAAGGGATTACTACTTAAACTGTTTAAACTATGCCACAATGACAAACACTGTTGACTACATTGCAAAGTGCAACAATGGCCTCGGACTTATAAGTTACAAATTAAAAGAATACAATGATGCACTAAATTACATAAGAAAGTCTTTAGTAATAAGTAAGGCATTAAACATAAAAGGCGACATTGCCAGCGAATATAACTTATTGGGATTTGTCTATACAGACCTTAAGAAATACGATATAGCAAAAAGATATTTCCTTAAAAGTTACGCTATGTACAAGGATTTAGGCAATAAAACAGGTATGGCATGTAATCTGACTGAATTAGGCAGAATAGAATTTTACTTAGAAAATTATGATAAAGCTCTTGAACACATAAATTCATCCATGAATATATTAAAAGAGCTGAATGCGGAAGAAGAGATTGGCAGGTTGTACACTTTGCTGGGCACTATACATTTAAAACTCAAGGATTTTAAACAATCTGCATCAGAACTAAATAAATCATTGGAAATATTAAAAAAGCTGGGGCTTAAAAGAGAACTTTCAGATGCTTACAAAGCTTTAGGAAACTTGTATATATCGATTGGCAAGCCTGATTTAGCCAGTGAAAATTTTAATAAATCCATTGAGCTTTTATGTGACTATTACAAATAG
- the mazG gene encoding nucleoside triphosphate pyrophosphohydrolase, protein MGKLTIVGLGPGEFEHMTIETIEKMKNADKLYLRTEKHPVVKYLKDMGLSFETFDKIYEMGSTFEEVYDNITREIIEIAEKCDNVVYAVPGNPLVAEKTVEYLLKFLNDSDDIKVEVVPAMSFVDVVVNELKIDPIYGLKIIDGLSLDSIKPDKRCNNLVTQVYNKRVASEVKLKLMDIYGDEFLVTVVKSAGVKGEQRIETMPLYEIDMIDWIDYLTSIFIPPAKGTFKSRYDIDDLLDIMAKLRGENGCPWDKEQDHSTLKKYLIEECYEVIDAIENNSDESLLEELGDVLLQVVFHSQIADERKAFDFHDVCDAECKKMIYRHPHVFGVEEIATSADVLKRWDEIKKDEKGFKSHTNELKSVPRSMPALIRGYKVQEKAAKVGFDWDNVDDAMAKVYEELNEFKEVYKGEDENDKIEELGDLIFAVVNVARFLKIDPEIAVHKTIEKFIQRFNYIEDAAEKSGHKLEDMTLSEMDSLWNEAKMNKFNKKAQK, encoded by the coding sequence ATGGGCAAATTAACCATAGTAGGGCTTGGACCTGGAGAGTTTGAACACATGACAATTGAAACTATTGAAAAGATGAAGAATGCAGACAAGTTGTATTTAAGGACGGAAAAGCATCCTGTTGTAAAATATTTAAAGGATATGGGATTGTCTTTTGAAACTTTCGATAAAATTTATGAAATGGGCTCGACATTTGAGGAAGTTTATGATAATATTACTCGGGAAATAATAGAAATTGCCGAAAAATGCGATAATGTAGTCTATGCTGTTCCAGGCAATCCTTTAGTTGCAGAAAAAACTGTTGAGTATCTGTTAAAGTTTTTAAATGACAGTGACGATATAAAGGTAGAAGTTGTTCCTGCCATGAGCTTTGTGGATGTTGTCGTAAATGAATTAAAAATAGATCCTATTTATGGATTGAAAATCATCGATGGACTGTCTCTTGATAGTATAAAACCTGACAAAAGGTGCAATAATTTAGTAACACAGGTTTACAATAAAAGAGTAGCTTCAGAAGTAAAGCTTAAGCTTATGGACATTTACGGCGACGAATTTCTGGTAACGGTTGTAAAAAGTGCAGGTGTAAAAGGTGAACAGCGAATCGAAACCATGCCTTTGTATGAAATTGACATGATAGATTGGATCGATTACCTCACATCTATATTTATACCGCCTGCCAAAGGCACTTTTAAATCAAGGTACGATATAGATGACTTGCTGGACATAATGGCAAAGCTCAGGGGTGAAAATGGATGTCCTTGGGATAAAGAGCAGGATCACAGCACATTAAAAAAATATTTGATTGAAGAATGCTATGAAGTAATCGATGCAATAGAGAACAATTCAGACGAAAGTTTATTGGAAGAGCTTGGAGACGTTTTGCTGCAAGTGGTTTTTCACTCTCAAATAGCTGATGAGAGAAAGGCATTCGACTTTCATGATGTATGTGATGCCGAGTGCAAAAAGATGATTTACAGGCATCCTCATGTGTTTGGAGTGGAGGAAATAGCTACTTCAGCGGATGTTCTAAAAAGGTGGGATGAAATAAAGAAAGATGAAAAAGGCTTTAAATCCCACACAAATGAGTTAAAAAGTGTTCCAAGGTCTATGCCAGCATTGATTAGGGGTTATAAAGTTCAAGAAAAAGCGGCTAAAGTAGGATTTGACTGGGACAATGTAGACGACGCAATGGCAAAAGTCTATGAAGAATTAAATGAATTTAAGGAGGTGTATAAAGGGGAAGACGAAAATGATAAAATAGAAGAATTAGGTGATTTGATTTTTGCTGTCGTAAATGTTGCTAGATTTTTGAAAATTGATCCCGAAATTGCTGTCCATAAGACCATTGAAAAATTCATCCAAAGGTTTAATTACATAGAAGATGCAGCAGAGAAATCTGGACATAAATTGGAAGACATGACATTATCTGAGATGGATAGCCTTTGGAACGAGGCAAAAATGAATAAATTTAATAAAAAAGCACAAAAATAA
- a CDS encoding HU family DNA-binding protein yields the protein MNKADLVTKIAEKSELTKKDAEKALNAFVDAVQEALKQGDKVQLVGFGTFEVRERAERKGRNPQTKEEITIPASKAPVFKAGKALKDLVNA from the coding sequence GTGAATAAGGCAGATCTTGTTACTAAGATTGCAGAAAAAAGTGAGTTAACAAAAAAGGATGCAGAAAAGGCATTAAATGCATTTGTTGATGCAGTTCAAGAAGCTTTAAAACAAGGAGACAAGGTTCAGTTAGTAGGTTTTGGAACATTCGAAGTAAGGGAAAGAGCAGAAAGAAAGGGTAGAAATCCACAGACAAAAGAGGAAATTACGATTCCTGCTTCAAAAGCACCAGTGTTTAAAGCAGGAAAGGCATTAAAAGATTTAGTAAATGCATAA
- a CDS encoding RNA-binding S4 domain-containing protein produces the protein MRLDKFLKVSRLIKRRTVAKEACDKGMVFVNGKVAKAGDILKVGDIVEINFGSRVIKAEVLDIKDHALKDDADKMYRLL, from the coding sequence ATGAGGCTTGATAAGTTTTTGAAAGTGTCCAGGCTTATAAAAAGAAGGACAGTGGCAAAAGAAGCTTGTGACAAGGGAATGGTATTTGTAAATGGAAAAGTTGCAAAAGCAGGCGATATTTTAAAAGTAGGAGATATTGTAGAGATTAATTTTGGGAGTAGAGTAATAAAAGCAGAAGTTTTAGATATAAAAGATCATGCCCTTAAAGATGATGCTGACAAAATGTACAGGTTACTATAA
- a CDS encoding SpoIID/LytB domain-containing protein: MVKMKWILVFLIFMFVSTSCGTPAKKPMQPTKEKAMLPKIPDKISRGYNKEPVLKVYIAQTGKIETMLLEQYVMGTVAGEIKNDWPLEALKAQAILARSYVLNFVNNEKSKYTDADISTDFEEAQAWNPSNINSNIKKAVNDTRGLVAVYDGKYIEAWFHSDAAGRTALAKEGLNYKKSEPPYTESVKSDDIKVAPPNIKNWSYTFTKQEVLSALNKMGIEISDFKTVKIGAKGISGRTVLLDFDKIPVNAPDFRIAIGSEKMKSTMLDSVKYDGNNLTIKGRGFGHGVGMSQWGAYQMAKNGAKASDIIMHYFKNINIVKLWK, from the coding sequence ATGGTTAAAATGAAGTGGATTTTAGTTTTTCTTATATTTATGTTTGTTTCGACCTCATGTGGCACTCCAGCCAAAAAACCTATGCAGCCAACAAAGGAAAAAGCAATGCTTCCAAAAATACCCGATAAAATAAGTCGTGGATACAATAAAGAGCCTGTCTTGAAAGTCTACATTGCGCAGACAGGGAAAATAGAGACAATGCTTTTGGAACAATATGTCATGGGGACAGTCGCAGGTGAGATAAAAAATGATTGGCCACTTGAGGCTTTAAAGGCACAGGCAATATTGGCGAGAAGCTATGTTTTAAACTTTGTCAATAATGAAAAATCAAAATACACAGATGCTGATATATCTACTGATTTCGAAGAAGCGCAGGCGTGGAATCCATCAAATATCAATTCGAATATAAAAAAAGCAGTAAATGATACGAGGGGCTTAGTAGCCGTATACGATGGAAAATACATCGAAGCATGGTTTCATTCAGATGCTGCCGGTAGAACGGCATTGGCTAAAGAAGGGCTTAATTATAAAAAAAGTGAGCCACCGTATACAGAAAGTGTAAAATCAGACGATATTAAAGTAGCTCCTCCCAATATAAAAAATTGGTCATATACTTTTACAAAGCAGGAAGTTTTAAGTGCTTTAAACAAGATGGGCATAGAAATAAGCGATTTTAAAACAGTGAAGATAGGAGCGAAAGGAATATCTGGCAGGACGGTACTTCTGGACTTTGATAAAATACCTGTAAATGCGCCAGATTTCAGGATTGCCATTGGAAGTGAAAAGATGAAGTCTACAATGTTAGACAGCGTCAAATACGATGGAAATAATCTTACAATAAAGGGAAGAGGCTTTGGGCACGGTGTTGGAATGTCTCAATGGGGTGCATATCAGATGGCTAAAAATGGAGCTAAAGCCAGTGACATAATAATGCATTATTTCAAAAATATAAATATTGTGAAACTCTGGAAGTAA
- the yabP gene encoding sporulation protein YabP — MDDRKGTNINKPQNISVQNREKMQITGVDNVVSFDDETVVLETSMGILTIKGQELHINKLNLDDGNVSIDGELISIVYSDRSGLMGKSGGFLSRMFR, encoded by the coding sequence ATGGATGATAGAAAAGGGACAAACATAAATAAACCGCAAAATATCTCTGTGCAAAATAGGGAAAAGATGCAAATAACAGGTGTGGACAATGTTGTAAGTTTTGATGATGAAACTGTTGTGCTGGAAACATCAATGGGTATCCTTACGATTAAAGGTCAAGAACTTCACATAAATAAGCTGAATTTGGACGATGGAAATGTATCAATAGATGGCGAACTTATAAGTATTGTTTACAGCGATAGAAGCGGGTTAATGGGTAAATCTGGCGGCTTTTTAAGCAGGATGTTTAGATGA
- a CDS encoding MtnX-like HAD-IB family phosphatase — protein MDTYVLVDFDGTITKEDTCYAMVKAFAKDGWQEIEKDWEEGKITTEECALETFKIMDMDEEKLKSLLLTMEIDLYFKDFMEFCKDRGYKVIIASDGYDFNIRTVLDKYNIDMEYFSNKLDFRDGKIVASFNTSDDCDKCGSCKLDILKKYKKENTRIIYIGDGYSDICVSKYADLLFAKGVLLKYCEDNGIPSIPFEDFKDIIEYLEKSDKLF, from the coding sequence ATGGATACTTATGTACTTGTAGACTTTGATGGAACAATAACAAAAGAAGATACGTGCTATGCGATGGTAAAGGCTTTTGCTAAAGACGGCTGGCAAGAGATAGAGAAAGATTGGGAAGAAGGGAAGATAACTACAGAAGAATGTGCATTAGAGACATTTAAGATTATGGACATGGATGAAGAAAAATTGAAATCATTGCTTTTGACGATGGAAATAGATTTATATTTTAAAGATTTCATGGAGTTTTGCAAAGATAGAGGCTATAAAGTTATAATAGCCAGCGATGGTTATGACTTCAACATAAGGACTGTCCTAGATAAATACAATATTGACATGGAGTATTTTAGCAATAAGCTTGATTTTCGAGACGGCAAAATTGTGGCGTCATTTAATACATCTGATGATTGCGATAAATGTGGTTCTTGCAAGTTGGATATCTTAAAAAAATATAAAAAGGAAAACACGCGGATTATCTATATTGGCGATGGTTACTCCGATATTTGCGTTTCAAAATATGCCGATTTGCTTTTTGCGAAAGGTGTGCTATTAAAATACTGTGAAGACAATGGCATTCCATCCATTCCATTTGAAGATTTTAAAGATATCATAGAATATTTAGAAAAAAGCGATAAACTATTTTAA
- a CDS encoding putative manganese-dependent inorganic diphosphatase, with protein MSVVFVSGHKNPDTDSICSAIAYANLKRIADKINAVPVRLGPINRETQFVLDYFNVNEPLLIDNVYTQVGDIAYDKPLTISEKAPMYEAWNILLNNNSKTIVVVDDENKLKGIATMGDLAKAYLTSSHELSNYTIPVENIIKTLNGKLILKNEEFVRGDIIVAAMQTQSVVSRIESGMTLIVGNRENIQLESIKKGAKTIIITGGEDPSNAVIEEAKKFGSTLIVVPCDTFDTIKLINQCLPVSLIMIKDDIVTFKDSDYIDDVRQTMLKYRYRNFPVVDDEGKVLGLLARRHILDYERKKIILVDHNELSQAVDGIEDATILEIIDHHRVGGIETNQPILFRNQPVGCSSTIINKIYEERGITPDKRIAGLMCAAILSDTLVFKSPTCTPEDIRAAKKLAEIAGIDIESFGKKMFEAGTSLKGKTVEEIFYTDFKEFLIGNLRVGIGQVNTLSSIGNLKDDLLKFMEEERKNKNFDMLLLMLTDIINEGSLFLFAGNHKELLERAFNINIDNNHFYLPYIISRKKQVVPPIAKAINLK; from the coding sequence ATGAGTGTTGTATTTGTTTCAGGACATAAAAATCCAGATACTGATTCCATTTGTTCAGCAATTGCATACGCTAATTTAAAGAGAATAGCCGACAAAATAAATGCGGTTCCAGTAAGGCTTGGTCCTATTAACAGAGAAACGCAATTTGTTTTAGACTATTTTAATGTAAATGAACCACTATTGATAGACAATGTATATACTCAGGTTGGCGATATTGCTTATGATAAGCCACTTACTATAAGTGAAAAAGCACCAATGTATGAAGCTTGGAATATTTTATTAAACAACAATTCCAAGACAATTGTTGTAGTAGACGATGAAAATAAATTAAAAGGCATCGCTACTATGGGCGACCTTGCAAAGGCATACCTGACATCATCACATGAGCTTTCAAATTACACTATTCCAGTTGAAAACATCATAAAGACATTAAACGGAAAGCTAATCTTAAAAAATGAGGAATTTGTAAGAGGTGACATAATTGTTGCCGCAATGCAAACACAAAGTGTAGTAAGTAGAATAGAATCCGGCATGACATTAATCGTAGGAAACAGAGAAAACATACAATTAGAATCAATAAAAAAAGGCGCAAAGACTATAATAATCACCGGCGGAGAAGACCCATCGAATGCAGTCATAGAAGAAGCAAAAAAGTTTGGCTCCACCTTGATAGTAGTGCCTTGTGACACTTTTGATACCATAAAGCTTATAAATCAGTGCTTGCCTGTATCATTGATAATGATCAAAGATGACATTGTCACATTTAAAGACAGTGATTACATAGATGATGTCAGACAGACGATGTTAAAATACAGATATAGAAATTTTCCTGTGGTTGATGATGAAGGAAAAGTATTGGGGTTATTGGCAAGACGCCATATATTGGACTATGAAAGAAAGAAAATAATACTTGTAGATCACAACGAATTATCTCAAGCCGTTGACGGGATAGAAGATGCTACTATCCTTGAAATCATCGACCACCATCGAGTTGGCGGCATTGAAACAAATCAACCTATACTGTTTAGAAATCAGCCCGTAGGCTGTTCTTCTACAATAATCAATAAAATCTATGAAGAGAGAGGTATAACGCCAGATAAGCGTATTGCAGGACTCATGTGTGCGGCCATATTGTCAGACACACTTGTATTCAAATCGCCAACATGCACACCAGAAGATATAAGAGCAGCAAAAAAATTGGCTGAAATAGCTGGGATAGACATAGAGTCTTTTGGCAAAAAGATGTTTGAAGCTGGCACATCTTTAAAAGGCAAGACAGTTGAAGAGATATTTTACACCGACTTTAAAGAATTTCTAATCGGCAACTTAAGAGTTGGCATAGGACAAGTCAACACATTGTCGAGCATCGGAAATCTTAAAGATGATCTTCTTAAATTCATGGAGGAAGAAAGAAAAAACAAAAACTTTGATATGCTTTTGCTAATGCTAACAGATATAATAAATGAAGGATCATTGTTCTTGTTTGCAGGCAATCACAAAGAGCTGTTGGAAAGAGCATTTAACATAAACATCGACAACAACCATTTTTACCTTCCATACATCATATCAAGAAAAAAGCAAGTTGTACCTCCAATAGCAAAAGCGATAAACTTAAAATAG
- the yabQ gene encoding spore cortex biosynthesis protein YabQ: protein MVMNVESQLYSFFVMLYGGIIIAILYDVYKLFRLILRPKRIATDIGDIIYWILATVVFIFFLYVSNYAEIRFYSFLGLLIGILLYNIFLSPIVMKLLLFFYKVIRNTVIWVYKIASYPFVAIYKIISVPVRYISNVLGIPGKLINNTISHFNIFKRKK from the coding sequence ATGGTAATGAATGTTGAAAGTCAGCTTTATTCTTTTTTTGTCATGTTATATGGTGGCATAATAATCGCTATTTTATACGATGTATATAAATTGTTTAGACTTATATTAAGGCCAAAGCGAATAGCTACTGACATAGGTGATATCATCTATTGGATATTGGCAACGGTCGTATTTATATTTTTTTTATATGTGAGTAATTACGCTGAAATAAGGTTTTACTCATTCCTCGGCCTTTTGATTGGAATACTTTTGTACAACATATTTCTAAGTCCCATTGTGATGAAACTACTTCTATTTTTTTATAAGGTCATAAGAAATACAGTGATATGGGTATATAAGATTGCATCATATCCATTTGTTGCTATTTATAAAATTATATCAGTACCGGTAAGATATATTTCAAATGTACTGGGCATTCCTGGCAAGTTAATCAATAACACAATATCACATTTTAATATTTTTAAGAGAAAAAAATAA
- a CDS encoding FtsB family cell division protein, giving the protein MKQSRKIKLKPVLLILFVVYILFTLVKQQITLNVLDKKLNAATTQVNAAEEENKKLNNQIKYIKTDEFIENEARQKLGLIKKGEIMFIDTAKDAQNSSN; this is encoded by the coding sequence ATGAAACAAAGTAGAAAGATTAAGCTAAAACCGGTGCTTTTAATTCTTTTTGTCGTGTACATATTATTTACTCTTGTAAAGCAACAAATAACATTAAATGTGTTGGATAAAAAATTGAATGCAGCTACTACACAAGTAAATGCTGCTGAAGAGGAGAATAAAAAATTAAACAATCAGATAAAATATATAAAGACAGATGAATTTATCGAAAATGAAGCTAGGCAAAAATTAGGGCTTATCAAAAAAGGAGAGATTATGTTTATAGATACTGCTAAGGATGCACAAAATTCCTCGAATTAA
- a CDS encoding S1 domain-containing RNA-binding protein yields MPFQVGEVVEGTVLNITDFGAFVQLPEGKTGLVHISEVANTYVKDINEFLKENDKVKVKILSMDKGGRISLSIKKALPKPKQVKSNKGYDSDNYSNRNNNISFEERISKFLKDSDERQQQLKKNFDSKRRGGGYKRNASY; encoded by the coding sequence ATGCCATTTCAGGTAGGAGAGGTAGTTGAAGGAACTGTTCTAAATATCACAGATTTTGGAGCGTTTGTTCAATTACCAGAAGGCAAAACAGGGCTAGTCCACATATCAGAAGTTGCTAACACGTATGTAAAAGACATAAACGAATTTTTGAAAGAAAACGACAAGGTGAAGGTAAAGATTCTTTCTATGGATAAGGGCGGAAGAATAAGCCTATCAATAAAAAAGGCTTTGCCAAAACCAAAACAGGTAAAAAGCAACAAAGGCTACGACAGTGATAATTATAGCAATCGGAATAATAATATATCTTTTGAAGAGAGAATATCAAAATTTTTAAAGGATTCTGATGAAAGGCAGCAGCAGCTTAAAAAGAATTTTGATTCAAAAAGAAGAGGCGGTGGCTACAAAAGAAACGCTAGTTATTAA
- a CDS encoding Ppx/GppA phosphatase family protein has product MRCSVIDIGTNSVRHLVCDVDGKEIKHIKKDVKVTRLGDSVSKSGKLASDAIERTASAIQAFLDDAENLKVQDIYAFATSAVRDAKNADSFINELSKFGINVDIIDGETESLYGYIGASYGIKRESVLVLDVGGGSTEFSYLNGNLVKKSFDIGALRLTEKFIKNDPIKLDEYNNISLYITDMLTPFISENQEIPTDVVGIGGTITTLAAMSQGLEIYSRELVHGYVLSKSEIKRLLDLMMSLSLNERRLLNGLQPERADIIVAGTIIVYTILKLLNCASITVSEWDNLEGALVGKFIKCI; this is encoded by the coding sequence ATGAGGTGTTCTGTTATCGATATAGGAACAAATTCTGTCCGCCATCTTGTGTGTGATGTAGATGGGAAAGAAATTAAACACATAAAGAAGGATGTTAAAGTAACGAGACTTGGTGATTCTGTATCGAAAAGTGGGAAATTGGCCAGTGATGCTATTGAGCGAACAGCAAGTGCAATACAAGCTTTTTTAGACGATGCTGAAAATCTCAAGGTACAAGATATATATGCTTTTGCTACATCTGCAGTGAGAGATGCTAAAAATGCTGACAGCTTTATAAATGAACTTTCAAAATTTGGCATAAACGTTGATATAATAGATGGTGAAACTGAAAGTCTTTATGGATATATTGGTGCCTCATACGGAATAAAAAGAGAAAGTGTATTGGTTTTAGATGTTGGTGGAGGGAGTACAGAATTTTCTTATCTTAACGGAAACCTTGTGAAAAAAAGCTTTGATATAGGTGCTTTAAGGCTTACAGAGAAATTTATAAAGAATGATCCTATTAAGCTCGATGAGTACAATAATATAAGCCTCTATATAACAGACATGCTTACGCCATTTATAAGTGAAAATCAAGAAATACCTACAGATGTAGTTGGCATAGGTGGTACAATAACAACACTTGCTGCCATGTCACAGGGTTTAGAAATCTACTCGAGAGAATTAGTTCATGGATATGTGCTTAGTAAAAGCGAAATAAAAAGGTTGCTGGACTTAATGATGTCGTTGAGCTTGAACGAGAGAAGACTTTTGAATGGTTTGCAGCCTGAAAGAGCTGATATTATCGTTGCAGGCACAATAATAGTCTATACAATTTTAAAGCTTTTGAACTGTGCATCTATAACTGTTAGCGAGTGGGATAATTTAGAGGGAGCTTTAGTGGGGAAGTTTATTAAGTGCATATAA